The Lemur catta isolate mLemCat1 chromosome 6, mLemCat1.pri, whole genome shotgun sequence sequence AGgaatcagtgattttttttccctattcctAGTCACTTGTTTTCAATACACACTATATAAACATCTACATCAATCATGTTTGAGTCAATGTGCTTAGTTCCGAAAATACAAAAGTCAATAAAACCCAGTATCTATACTCTCAAGGCTCATCAATCTAGCAAATCTTTccctggaaggaaagaaatgggagTGATGGAATATGTGGAGGCACCaatcttccttctcctttcacGTTGTTCAAGGGCCTCTTATCTAATATGCCCTATTCAAATTCATTTTAGTTAGAATACATGGTCAATGAATACTTGTTAACAGTTTAATGCAATAATCTGTTAGAAAAGGTACCTGAAGACTGATATAAAATGGATTGGCAAAGGAGTAACTAGTCaatctcttgattttttaaaatctggcaaGCAGTTTCTTTAAGAACAATCCTTTAAGAACAGGATTGAAGAACCAGATATCTGATGAAGAGTACACCAACGACATTTCCTGGTTACCACAAAATAATGATGGTCACCTAAATCTGACGCTCTTTACATATTTGACAAAAACCAGACAGAGGAGAGATAAAGTTACTCACAACTCACAACaaactttgatttaaaatataagttaggAAATAAACATCCCAAACCAGCAAAATGAGCTCTGGGGATCACTCCAGATGGACAGTAAGGTGGCACTGTAGAAAAAAGGATGTGATGGAGAGTAGAGTGCACTACCAAAAAGAGAATCCCATCCTTGGTGGGGAAGTACTGAGACTACATCTGAGACATGATGGTACAGAGCAATGGCTACTAGCTTATAGCAGGACCCAAACATGGGAGTCTTAAGGTACTTGCCTGAAGAGGAAACGGAGGCACCTTGGAATAGGAAGGCATTGTTGGGGACAATGAtgatgaagaaaaaggaggaagcagGCAGCTGAAATTAAAGATCTTAAAATGTAGGGCAGTATCTCTGaatttaaatacacaaaaaaggCCTACACCTGTCCCAAATTGAGCTAATTATTAAACTGAATTTCATTGTACctatagaaaaggaaactcttgAACTAGGAACCAAAAAATACACCCCCAAAACCAGCACTTCCCTACATAGAATCTTATGCTATTGCTgattaaggaaaatattaaacatttaatatttttaaaaaaaactgattgCATTAAAGggtattttccatttattttaggaaagatataaaaatactataaaataatgtaaatattttagtatatagtTAAGTAGAAAtaccttttttctgtttttaggttcatttttccctctaatttttatcttgaaaatttttatacttAGAAAATAAGTTTGGCAATAATAGCATGACAATCACATATTCCCCTTCTAAATTAAACTATTAACTTTTTGCCAATTGGCTTTCTTTCCCTTGCTCTATCCctatatattcataattttacttttatgcatcgttcctaaaataaaattttcaaaactctgccataaaataattctaattcgattaactttatttcatataaatcttTGCCAGTTCTAAGAGTGGCTTCTGTTTCACCTCAGCTCATTCCAATAGAAATACACAATTATAATTTCTACCTCCTAGACATGACTaatgaaaaataaccaaaatttcaTATTCAACTAggttttaaaactgagaaaagatCAACTAATATTATCCTTATGTATATAAAAGGATAGTAACCTAAATGTCTGTAACCTAAACCTCTTAGCAAGGGATGCTGGACACtgataaagctgttattaaactaaaataaaagaaaactgttaATAGTTTAAATAACCGTCTAATCTGAACCAATGGTTTTTGAAATCATATGTTATAGAGAGATTTAACATATAAAATGGATCACACAGGTATTTTCGTAGCTACTCTGAATGAAGGGTTGGGGGTTACTACAAATCCCACCATACTACTATGTATTCTATTCCTCAGTCATCTTCTCAATCCAGGTAGTACAGTTTAGATACTATTATTTTAACACAATCACACCGTTTTGCAGTTTTCTAAAATCCTAGTATGCTGACTCTTCAAAATATAGTAAAAACTCTTTTTAGAAATATCAatattctttcagaaatgaagaaggcattggaaataaaagcaaactttaaaaCTCTAATTCATGACAAAATAAATTAGCTTTACTATCTCACTAAATGTATACTTcacaagtattttttaattgttctatAAAatcatacaacataaaattttcaaatatttgcaaattcttCAGCACTGATTAAGACCATTTTATGACCaaagaaactataataaaatacataaatgatgGTGCATCAAATGTCAATAATATTGTAATATTAAAATTGCAAGAAAATCAGATGCTCTATCTTAAGTGTTAATTcaattcataatggccaaaaaacagaggagaaatagaaaatagacattatgattaaataaataaaaattatgacataTGGAGTACTTTGTACCTTTAGTTTGGTTTTCAAACTCTTCAGATAAGAGGTGGTAGCAACAACCCACACTGCAAACtcccttgatttcagacttggaAGTAAATATTCGCAGAGTGTTTGGAGCAAGATCGCCACAAGTGTGCAGACCCACCATCAAACAATCCtttaaagacaagaagaaaaagtgaacTTTGGCAATTGATAGATTAAAAAACAATCCaggtaaagattttattttttttaatttttaaattacaaaaaaaatttttatttttagaataagggtctcactatgttgcccagactggaatgcagtgactATTTGtaggaataataatatatactataacctcaaacttctggacgtAAGCAATcatcctacttcagcctcctgagtagctgggatacCGTACCAGGCATCAGGAGAAGAATTTAAATGCCCATTAGAATATATAAAgccttttataattattaaaccTCACCTagaaagtattatatttttaaattttcataatgaatAACTATTTCCTTTATAGGCAAAATGACTGTGATTTCTTATCACTTTTGagtttttttcagtgttttcagttatttattcatttgtattttctctgatttcttttacGAATAATATTTCTTAACAACTAAGCAAAGCTAAGATTAGACTAATCAAATGTAGCATGCATTACTAAGAAAAACCTGTAATTTGAGACACATTTATATCACATTTTGACCACActagtcaatttttttttgctgatttcaCTTCTTCACAGATTGCCCAtcaaaaatcttataaaattgttataaaaaacATATGTAACTGGTGTAAAGTTAGCATTTCTATTCTAACACCAGAAAGCTTAGTTTATTGATTATATCAAATATGTTATTGAAGAAAGATTcaatatgaaaatttttgttctaaactttataacataaatattatacaaaaattcTCCTATGAAATGTTTATTCTAATTAACCAAAGCCTAACTTAAATGTACACACCACACATAAAAAAAACAATGGGTACAAATGCATACATGCACAGAggtataaatttctctctttaaGCTTAGTTTAGCTCTCCCTAAAGTTAATACAAAGACATTCAATCTCATTCTTTATTGTATTCATCATATAGGATTACTTAATAATATTAGCACGTACaagttaggagaaaaaaatatgtaattatcatATTATTCcaacagtaaaatatttaagtattggGTAAGGGTAGGGAGAGGAATAGGAGGTATTGGTTAATTCTGGTTGTTAAAGTGCTGATTCACTGATTCACTGGCAGATATTCACTGCCAGCATATCTTATAGTTTTGATCATATACTTTCAGCAAAAGTTtgaggaaattaaaaagtaacaataTACACTaaggatttatattttttaaaagttaagttaAAGTAATTGGAGTTGTTTACCCCTAAGAGAAAGTTAAGAATAATCTAATTACTGATTTcatgaataagaaaaacaataaggacTAACCAGTTTCCCTAAGtctaaaaatatctggaaaaaaaattcccattttaaaaatggcaaaacacTAGTCAGCTATTAAACAATGttaaatttacaaagaactctggtatcttttgcttattcatttctttggggaagaatttcttaaaaaatataagaatggtAGAATAATACAACTCCAAAGGCTATCTTTTTCGAGACAATGAGTTTGGCCAAATGCTCTCTAGAAGCTCCTTTACTATACTGTTTTAACATACAATGTGGACTTTGCTTAAAATTTACTGTCTTTTAACTACATAAATTGACATATAATTTTACAAAAGTTCAAGCCATGAAGAATACTCAGAAGCTACTCTTGATAAAGAAAATTGCATATTTGGTTACCAAATCTAATTTTAGATATAACTTTGCTCTAGATACCTCTTgacttcaaatttaaattaaaatttaaaagttttcttggATTGCAAttaattgtaattaatttaattcctaaatgaaaatgagaatttaGCTCACTCACTAGCTTTTCTCCTAGTACTTTTGTTGGATTTAGGAGGCTTGAAATGAATATAGATTATTCTATTCTGGAATGTGCTCTTGTCATATTTTAATAGCTATGGGAATAATGAAAGCATgcgtatgattttattttcttggtctTTTAGATTAATGTGATCAAATAAGACACATCTTATTTAAGCTAcgattaaatttaaattcaatgtCTTAGAGCATTTTTGTAAATCAAATTAAGTAATTCAAAAGTGAAATCACCTCTAGATCTTTAATAATGTCATGTAGTTCTGAATCAGCGTTGATAAAAGAGgttaaaggtaaatatatatttgattcaCTTGACTTTgatgtcatttttcttctctctttattgGTTTCAGACATCTCTCTGTCGGGTATTTGCAGTGAAGAAGTAGACTCTATAGCATTTATAGACAAAAGGTCTATAAGAGGAAAGGTACTTTCAAAACACAAATTTTCTTCTTGATGTGGTTGAGAATGtaggttttccatttgttttctgttggtAGAAATTACAGAGCCTGAAAAATCTGGCCAAAACTCTGAGGTAGACATCTTTTCTTGCTTTGCAAGACTGTTGTTACATTCTTCCTCGATCTCTGCTTTATATTTAACTTCATTTtgcactttcctttcttttgtcatttttaatgtcaGTCCACTGACATCTGATCTTGCCTGAGCATGACAGAGTTTCCAATGTTTCTTcaatttcctgtttctctccttaGCTCCATGAGTATTGGTATTTGAGGAATCAATTCCATAAACTTTTAAGCCATACTTCAAGGACAAAAAGGAGCTTAGGTAGCCTTTACCAGAGCCCAAGTCAATTACCTAAAGTAAGAAAACcagaatgtattaaattattttaatcagatGATAACAGAAAGCATtgtagattttgttttaaaagcaagcaaatgAGTTGTATAATTTACACAACCTATTacgttttttattttagttttttgattcCTATTAAAAACCAACCACTCTgatcatttttattcaacatttttctaGAGGTTCTAGTCAGCATCATAAGtcaaggaaaagaagtaaaaggcataaacaatgtaaataaagaagtaaaagtgTCTTTATTCATAGATGACACAATTGTGTCCATAGAAAATCCTGAAGAATGTGCAAAAAAGCTAACAGTAAGTGAATTTAGCAATGTGTCAGGGTACCATGTCAATGTAAATTAACAATGAACCATCAACATATACAATATAGTAGCAAAGAACAATTAGAGCTTGCTTTAGCAGTCAGAGAAAACCCACAGCGAAAAAATATAGATACTGCATTATAAAATATCTTGACTGTGGAGGTTACATgagcatatatacatacacacacacattaacaaAACTCTAACTGTACAATTAACATGAGTGcatttatatctcaataaagttgggattatggaataattttatatattggcTAGAAAGTGGTTAGGATTGAATAATATTTgatgagtaaaaatattttacacagtaatatttgtaatgaaaaatCTGCAAAATTAAGGCCACAGGAATACTGACTGAAATCCTTTTCACAAAGTATACATTATTCTTTGTGCCACTTCTATATTTCCCTGCTTCTGCATTGTTTTTCCAAACTAAATGATTGGGTTTTGGTCTTGGTTTCTATATAAAATGTGAGTCTAGTTCTTGTAGTCTCTGTCACTCTGACTCATTCAGACCAGTCTTCCTTTAAGAACCGGACCTTTATCCCATTCTTCTACTCTGTGACCAGCTTAATACCATCCATGCACAGAACCTCTACACAGATTAGCTGACTACCAATTACATGAACTTTCTGTCTTTAGGGCTCTGTTCTCTCCAGTGGAGTTGCTGTTACTAATTGATGCCTAAACTGCCTGATCTTGTTATGCCTCTTTTACCTCTAAATAAACTATCCATTTGTTCCTCTGGTCTCTATTCTCATCTTTATTACTCTTAATGGATATTGGCAGGCACTGGAAAGATATTTAGAAATAGCGCTTGCCCCTAAGATTCGGATATGGCACCATGGGAGAAGGtctgggtgagggtgggggtggggtactTGCCCCTTCTACTCCAGCTGAGTACCACTGCAATTGTGAGCCTGTTACTGATACTGATAGATACTGCTTAGGTATGATACTCTGGAGAAAAGGTTGAAAACTAGTATTGTCTTATCTCTTGCCTCCAGCCCCCACTCTAGAGATCTATGTTGCCACAAGTGGATCTGCAAGTTATCACAGTTTTCTAATCATCCTCAAACTCTCCACAACTCTGGGTGAATCCATTGAAAAGATtctaataactaaaaaaaaattacaaaagggaaaatttCCGATTACCCTCACAGATCTTatagggagaagaaaaataacttgctatttttataagccagagataagaaaaataacttaCTATTTTTATAAGCCAATGTGGAcaatcattaattttattttcagacatCACTACCTTTCATAaaagctatttttcaaaataggaaTGTATCATGAGTCATACATTTTGAAAGAATCCTAGCCCTAAAAACATAATTACTTTGGGTTACTACAACGAGGCAGGTTACCCAGAACACAGCTTTGGAACCCATACCCCAAAAACATGTAGCAGCaaacagttttgcaaaatgtcatCTTCATAATGCTGCCTCAAGTTGGACTGACAACATATCGAAGAGAATTACCCTTAACTTCCATCCACTCCAAAAAGAGTAATTTGTGGCAAAACATTAACAGTcatgtctttttattataaatttgttaTAATTACAGTGTACTGGGAAATGAgagtatatgtttaaaaaatctgATGTTTAAAGGATCTGATGTTTAAAGGGTCTGAtgttatcatttaaaaacattttaaagactaGATAATGATAGTAAAAAATGGAATTTGCAAGATACCAAAAATAGCAATAGCTTTAACACCTAAAAATATAGGGAAAACATTCTTACTTGCTTTATTCCATAATAAGCAGCAATACTGCTGATCAGCTCTGACATTGCCTGAACTTCATGAGATTTTTTCACATTCATAAACTCAACTGGCTTCACAGTTTcacctgaataaaaataaaacaaaattaaagtacTGCTATAAATGAagcaaaatttaatataaagtatCAGTTGatgttcatgtttttttaaaattaagcatgAAAATAATATAGAGATTCTATTATGTCTAGATGATACATCTCTATTATCTTAATTGTTATCCATCAAATCtgaactaataaaatgaaaagattcatagaacattattaaaaaatgttcctTGACACAGTAAGCAattaactataaaagaaaagactaaaaaattGGACTACAAAAGAAATTTTTGTCATCAAAAGACAACATTAAGAGAGcaaaaaggcaagccacaaatTGGGAGAAGGTATTTCCAATACACATATCTATATAAAACTTATAgctaagaataaaacaaaaccaactcctacaaatcaataagaaaaaggccacccaacagaaaaatgggcataAAACTTGAACAGTCATTTCACTACCTgcgctgtccaatacagtagctaTTAATCAtatgtgattatttaaatttacatttaaaaaagctcaaatcaaataaaattgcaaattaaGATTCTGACCtgcactagccacatttgaaGTATTCAACGATCACATGTGGCTAGTTTCTACCGAGCAGCACAGCTACGGAACATTTCCGTCACTGCAGAATGTTCTACAGAACAGCACTTTAGAGTATATACTATATACTagatataaaagtatattaaaatggcCAAAGGGCATATGACAAGGtagtcaacatcattagttattttGAAGTTGGGTGGTGTGGAATTGAAATAAAGGGCTGGGACAGTTATTATGGCATAACAGAGTTCACATTTGAGAATGCCGGGGTGTACACTTAACCTGGGATCACCACACTGGGATACTGGGTTTCAACAAGGTGTTTCCAGGTGTAAGTGGTGGTTACTTAGGGTCCTGTAGATGGCAGGCAGCATCTTCTTGGTAATTGTATGAGGGCAGTTTAAGACATGGTCTCTGCAAGAGAGGCTTGGATTCCACAACGGATGCAATGCCATTCTGCTGGCAGATACTAACCTAGCCAACTAAATCTCAGGCATGAGCCTGGATTgatttctgtattaaaaaaatgaatataaaggaTACTTTCGAAAAAGATTAGAGAAACTTGAATATAGACTATATATCAGACAATACTATTGTATCAATGATAAATTCCTGAATGTGCTATGTACTATGGGAGATGTAGGAAAATGTTCTAATGAGATACATGCTTAAGTATCTGGGAGTGAAGTGTTATAATATCTATGGGGCAAAATGTTAACACATGTTGAATCTAGGCAAAAAGTATATAGAGTTCATTGTACTATCCTTataacttttctgtaggtttagagctcaaaataaaaaggaaaataatgaggattaaatgagataacatataaaAAGCTTTGTGGAAGATAAAGAGGATCTgagattcattattttattattaatataataataattcatattagattcattattattattaaaactgGTTCAATTTTGAagagtggttttttttcccccacaggaGTCTTATCTCTGCATTTAATTGGAATGTAtagtctatttacatttaatataattattgatatcaTTGAGTTTTAATCTCATGctgctatttaatttttatttgtaccaTCATTGCTGTTTGACACTCATGTTTCTCCCCTACAACCCAACTCCCCTTCTACTCTTCCCACCTTCTTCCCAAAGCACAGGCCATGGAGAACATCAGTatactataacaaaaataaatgtgaggaTTTTGTAATTTGTAGTAGGCCACTGTGTTTGAAGGGTAGGAACTATCTGAAATAAAGGTTGCCAGGGGCTAATGTAGGAAAAAATGTAGAGATCTCTCAGTCACTCTGTTAAACAAAGTATAAGAGAAAATCTACTCTTCTAGGCACAAGCTATTTGTCAGCCCATATGATATAAGGTTTCAcaataaattaagaatattttggaAAGATATTCATATATGAACAATATATTGCTTCTAAGtatctacatacatacacaacACAAGTACACATACCagttctctgtttttcattttcttgaaggGCTGCAAGCAGCTGTTCAAAAGGAGTACATATTCCCAAGTTTTGAATGGAATAATATTTTGCAGCCAGAGCAAATGCTTCCACACTCACCAGCTTCTGAGaagtttcacaaaatattttgggaaaatcaGTCATACCTAAAAAATGTTAGGTTAAAAAAGAGTCTTTAGTCATAATTAGCTAGTAGTTAAACTGTATgatattaaaaagcaataaatgaacagtactaaattttaaatttcattttggtgTGAAGTTTGGTAATATCTCTAATGgttccattaatatttattatgtaaataattagCTATTTGTAGCagcaaattttctttcaatattttatataattatacatttaaactccaaattaaaattaaaatttggtctttttttggttccaataaccaaaaaaaaaaaaaaaaaggaaggaagaaagaaaaaaaagaaagaaagattaaaatctgaacaataatataattttaaatttgtgaatGGTCCTGGCTGACCCACAACTGTGCATTTAAAGGTGGTTGGCTCATGCAACACTGTAACTCCCTGTCCACACTGCATGTGGAACAATAGTAATTAATATCTCCAGTGGTATAAAA is a genomic window containing:
- the METTL25 gene encoding probable methyltransferase-like protein 25 → MAASGRLPVTPDLPTLRAKLQRLLRFLRDALSISNAHTVNFYTESVWEELVDLPPETVLTALRRSVAEVEARPSESRPLVEAERGSGMTDFPKIFCETSQKLVSVEAFALAAKYYSIQNLGICTPFEQLLAALQENEKQRTGETVKPVEFMNVKKSHEVQAMSELISSIAAYYGIKQVIDLGSGKGYLSSFLSLKYGLKVYGIDSSNTNTHGAKERNRKLKKHWKLCHAQARSDVSGLTLKMTKERKVQNEVKYKAEIEEECNNSLAKQEKMSTSEFWPDFSGSVISTNRKQMENLHSQPHQEENLCFESTFPLIDLLSINAIESTSSLQIPDREMSETNKERRKMTSKSSESNIYLPLTSFINADSELHDIIKDLEDCLMVGLHTCGDLAPNTLRIFTSKSEIKGVCSVGCCYHLLSEEFENQTKECTQEKWGFPMCHYLKEERWCCGRNARMSACLALERVAVGQGLSTESLFYRAVLQDIIKDCYGITKCDQHVGKIYSKCSSFVDYVIKSLKKLGLDESKLPEKIIMNYYEKYKPRMNELEAFNMLKVVLAPCIETLILLDRLCYLKEQEDIAWSALVKLFDPVKSPRCYAVIALKKQQ